The following proteins are co-located in the Acidovorax sp. YS12 genome:
- a CDS encoding theronine dehydrogenase: MLWRYSLRWGLPHRPCPGPHELAAAEVPAGQQCPPEVANLWRPGTGYVVCIDFPQAGPVKQWSQEARARVRQRNLAKRLARDVPLFADELYAAELEKRRGYYDGQR; encoded by the coding sequence CTGCTGTGGCGCTACTCGCTGCGCTGGGGCCTGCCGCACCGGCCCTGCCCCGGCCCGCACGAGCTGGCCGCCGCCGAGGTGCCGGCCGGGCAGCAGTGCCCGCCCGAGGTGGCGAACCTGTGGAGGCCGGGCACCGGCTACGTCGTGTGCATCGACTTCCCCCAGGCTGGCCCGGTCAAACAGTGGAGCCAGGAGGCGCGCGCCAGGGTGCGGCAGCGCAACCTGGCGAAGCGCCTGGCCCGAGACGTGCCGCTGTTCGCCGATGAGCTGTACGCGGCCGAGCTGGAGAAGCGGCGGGGTTACTACGACGGACAGAGATAG
- a CDS encoding DUF4942 domain-containing protein translates to MELVKSVSIENMVNQRAAVVARLNQALDLIAEAEALAAAANVGFPRLVIDNHYALRGRTLTLCGQYASRDDDVRAAMLRTVDGPAWQYLMKESGLRTFMDAEARSKWDNQIHEGDVPELTAENVRATFGALYGSRGEMFERGVLECFRRLSWNYKTNEPFKFGKRIILNYLFSYGSPNHRTTDQLDDLLRVFYVLDGKPEPDHRNGFYLMVSDARQRGETQAENAYLHVKWFKKGSGHVLFKRPDLVEKMNGILAKHYPHALASEVR, encoded by the coding sequence ATGGAACTGGTCAAGAGCGTCAGCATTGAAAACATGGTGAACCAGCGGGCGGCCGTGGTGGCCCGGTTGAATCAGGCCCTGGACTTGATCGCCGAGGCCGAGGCGCTGGCAGCAGCCGCGAACGTCGGATTCCCGCGTCTGGTCATCGACAACCACTACGCGCTGCGCGGGCGCACGTTGACCCTCTGCGGCCAGTACGCGAGCCGCGACGACGATGTGCGCGCCGCGATGCTGCGCACGGTGGACGGGCCGGCCTGGCAGTACCTGATGAAAGAATCGGGCTTGCGCACCTTCATGGATGCCGAGGCACGCAGCAAGTGGGACAACCAAATCCACGAGGGCGACGTTCCCGAGCTGACCGCCGAAAACGTGCGGGCCACTTTTGGCGCGCTCTATGGGTCGCGGGGCGAGATGTTCGAGCGTGGCGTTCTGGAGTGCTTCCGCCGCCTGTCCTGGAACTACAAGACGAACGAGCCGTTCAAGTTCGGCAAGCGCATCATCCTGAACTACCTGTTCAGCTATGGGTCGCCCAACCACCGCACCACCGACCAGCTCGACGACCTCTTGCGCGTGTTCTACGTGCTCGACGGCAAGCCCGAGCCTGACCACCGCAACGGCTTCTACCTGATGGTGTCCGACGCGCGGCAGCGCGGCGAGACGCAGGCCGAAAACGCCTACCTGCATGTCAAGTGGTTCAAGAAGGGAAGCGGCCATGTGCTGTTCAAGCGGCCCGACCTGGTGGAGAAGATGAACGGCATACTGGCGAAGCATTACCCGCACGCCCTCGCTTCGGAGGTGCGCTGA
- a CDS encoding type IV secretion system DNA-binding domain-containing protein encodes MDKLNHIIASGNVREDMARLCGGQSWLWATTSSVVMAGFMEKVKAKGISDRADIEAILFRAPNEDFRAFVEGTSAGYMVSTASDSELSNIRANIENSLQ; translated from the coding sequence ATGGACAAGCTCAATCACATCATCGCTTCGGGCAACGTCCGCGAGGACATGGCGCGTCTCTGCGGCGGCCAGAGCTGGCTATGGGCCACAACGTCGAGCGTGGTTATGGCTGGCTTCATGGAAAAGGTGAAGGCCAAGGGCATCAGCGACAGGGCCGACATCGAGGCCATCCTTTTCAGGGCACCGAACGAGGATTTCCGGGCCTTCGTCGAGGGCACCAGCGCGGGTTACATGGTCAGCACCGCAAGCGACAGCGAGCTTTCCAACATCCGGGCCAACATCGAGAACAGCCTTCAATAG